ACctaaaacacacataaataaagaaaaaagggTAACCTACCTGCATGATCTCTCGAACACGATACTCAACATCAGGAGCAAGCATCAGTGCAGCCTCAGGTGACAAGTTTGTAATCCCAATACTCTGTGCTATAACCTCAATCGTTTCCTTAGGTACAATGCTCATCTTCTCTTCTCCTTCCACGGCTCTATTGTATCCATACAAAAGATATATCAACAGTGAATGAATCCATGGAACTTCTCAATTTGAAGCAACGAATCGAAATTCaataaaaacagaaacaatTGCATACTTCAATGCTCCAAAATAGAGTGATTATCCCCAAACGACgaagaacataaaaaaaaaaacgataaaaCCAGACGCACCGATTCAATAGACCAACGCGTCTTAGTCACAGACTCGATTCGACTCAGAAGATAGCTCCACAGATATTGCTTCTACCTTCTTCTCCTTTACGCGAATTTCCTTAGCGAGACTTGAAGAAGCTCGTAAACGGAGCCTCCCGAGTCAGACTTATATAACCGATGCCGAGATTCCGTCTGGCTTCCTCCGGTTTATCATCGAAGAAGCGGATCAGcatcggttcgggtatttaatTGAGGTTGAATATACACCTGATTGGCTTATATCGGGTTCGATCGGTTTTGGGCTAACTCTTAAGATTATTGGGCCTTATTTAACCCAATAAGGATAGGAGATTTCTATCTCTGCCAACCTAAATCCAATGTTTATACAagccatagtttttttttaacagcgtctaactaatttttttgttttaacactaatttattatgattttgCATTTACGaaaaagattacataaataGTTCGAAAAGATAATATTACACTTAGATTATAAACCGTACGCATACGCGGGGTGAGTTTTTATAATcatgtttgtttattaaatggttttaatattttgaaacattACAATCTTTATCAattataaaatgacgaataGAAATATTGGtgtcttaaatatatcatcgttgttgaagagttaacgtattacatctcattttaatttttaaaatttcatgtgCACAAAAGAAAGTTAAGTTTTGCGGCtaacacaaatcaccaaaaccaaataggcaatattgattgtataatgacgaaagTGGATTAGGTTTTCTACTCTCGATTtatttactattgactctccataaatGAGTTTATTTTCTCcttctataaaattgtgctttcattctcgtctttattttattgatatgagctaagtttctttttttaacttttttatgaATTTAGTGAATTaaataagtgtcaatttaaaaaaaattggacatctgtaaaaaaattagtttcattccagatacatatctaaaaatgaaaattttgaaaaaaataaccggcaaactatattaacatattagtgttcaaatctaatatatcaagttgttatagaatatataagtgcagactcgaaatataaatgtctgtctagtatatattcaccagctcAGTCTAAATATTatctaattctagaacaacaaaataaattacttattttaccACTTCAGGTAATATTTGAATCCAAACGGctaatatccaaacccgaatggatatccgaagataaccaaaaataagtatacttaaccctatatttctaatttacttctctcattttattcaaaatatttattaatgatgcttattgctcaaaattagataatatgtatatagttaTGGACAAAattatttgctactcacttaaaatatatatcaagctcttgtttcttgcattaacaaaagttgcatctaaaatttcaaaacaacagctaaattagtgtctttctatttttaaagttttatctccaaacctattaatagtttaatttttaaaaaattaaaaaaccagataagttaaaatatattttaaattaaaaaatttaaacaatgaatcatttatttatttttcttcaaaatttaaatatctgaacccgacccaaaatatccgaacccgaacataaaatatccgaacccgactcgaagtgtagaaatatccgaatgggtttTATACATGTATACTGAAATACTCTATACGAACCCGAACGTGTATCCGAACGCCACCCTACGATATATGATCATCATTTGTATCTTacttgaacaaaacaaaaaagttaaaccattgatcacaaaattttcaatgtgagacttttactatttttaataatttattgtcatttttaaaaattcaaaatataacatataagaaaaattctaattttttttattatatgcttaatgtgatttttaatttctttaatagtataaaattaaacaaaaaaagagagaagttagaaaaattgttatcaaatatgtattattcataatcattaattgcatatatatatattaaccatattaggtaattccgtagtttttatttaaggaaataaaaaatattcttttgtacactactaattaatttgatagttaatttaataaaaagcatagtatatatttatatggatcaatttatttttctaacaattctaagAAGCATTTTCGTGATGATACGTGTCTAccaaaatatgttgtaatgctccaggattaatatatagggtaTAGATAGTTCGAAAACCAATAATACTCctgtattttgaaaaatttgacGGTATTTACTTAAACCAAGTTGACTTGTAACAGAAATTGAAACAATGACCTGCTGGTATACAACCATTTATGAATTCACAGTCAAACCAAGTGAGCTTTCACGCCATAGAATGAAAATATTAACACTAACACTAgtttacaacaacaacaacaaaattgaTCAAAACTCTAGAATGAAAAAGGAACACACAAAAGTCATTAGAACAAATCCACGCATCATTTTATTCTCATTCAAACAATCGTGAAAGCATTTTTTCACTCTTTCTTTCACAAACAATAAGGGCAGGCAACAGAAACTGTTGATGAATGCAATATGTGTATAGTTCACTTACTTACAGATAAATAATTGCCCCAGTCCCAGTATCAGTATCACAAGTTGGgaccatataaagtaaattcTTTGTAAAACAACCCCCCCAAAAAATGTAGTTTATGATTGTCTGGTAAGGTCTTGTGCCCAAGATATTCCACCGGGAAACGCTCTGTGAACTCTGCTTCTTGTCACCACGGCAGGTTTTGTTTTCTCCTCCACTGGTTTCACCACCAACGGGCTTTCTTTCTCCAATACAGGCTTGTTGTGTATCACGTTCACACCCTCCTCTCCTTCTGTTAGGAACCGCAGACCCTGGAGTTTCCATAgttcttttaagttttaaaaattcaaagaaatGAACAGCACGAGTTAAATATAAAAGAGCTGCTAAAAACATTTCAAGTTTCAACAGATATGATCTTGGTGAGTTCTTAGTATGACCTTTATCCTTAGaacaaaaagatataaaaacgAAGAGTGTTGGTTCATCATTACCGATAGAGAATTGCTAGATGATGGTTTTGCATCAATTGGTAATTTCGCACCAACATCCTAAATCAAGAAGCCAAGAACACCAACTTTTCATTCAGGCCTTTCAATAAGTGAAAAAGGGTAAGGCAAGGTTTCTCTTAATTTGTCAGCTCTCACCTGAAAGACTTTAGTAGCTGGACTGTCTTTAACTCCTGCAATTTGACATAGATGCCATAGTCCCGAGAGGGTCACATCCTGAGAGTTTAACCAGCAGAAAAGTGTTCCAATTAAATAGGATTTAAGAAAACTGATTATGTCAACTGGTTGGTGGATGTAAATAAGATTTACTTGTTTGCTTTCAAGACTGTCAATCTTCCCTTCCTgtacaattttaatataagaGAGTGACATTAATCCATTTGAATTACAAAAATACGTTTAGTTCACATATAAGAGGGTAAAAGACGTGACTTACTATTCCAGATATCATTTCATTAATTTGTTGAAAGTCATACCCAAGTTGCGATATGCTTGATTTCACGGCTGTTACCtgcatcaaaaacaaaatttaaataataatcaaGTCCTGATGCCGTTGTATATACAAGTGTGTCAATCAAGTGCCAGAGAGATTTCTCTTACATTACACTCATCTTAAGTCTAGAAAATTGAAGGCATCAGTACAAGCAAATGAGAAACAAGATGAGCGCCTTACATCATTTAAGATCATTTTAGATATCTCTGTCTGCTCTTCCACCTTCCAATCCAATTTCGATAGTTCCTTAGAAAGATGTTTCTTTGTTGACTGCATAAGCAAATACGCCAAGTCACAAACCACAAgacaataaatatataacaagcaaggaatgttttgagaaaatgtcttcttttttttaccgCTAGTGTTTCTGACAAGTCGTTTAGTTGTTTCGAAAAAGATTCAACTGCATTAGCCATATTTTTCTTTGTCACAAACATTGCATCGGAGAATGACCAACCCTGCAACGTAGAAAGAAATGAGTGAGATGCGCATTAACGTTACAAAGCAATGATAGATAATGCataaagaaaataacattttacAAAACTCTAACAAAAGAACATAAAATAGATTTAAGAGACGGGCACCTTCCACCACATGTAACAGTATCCCATAGCTCCAACGGCGGCCGCTGGAACCAGGTAAGAAGCAtagcctgcatcagcaaaaGCACTTCTCATTAAAAATGGAGAATAGTAAGTAAGTTCTGCataaaaacacatatataaagaGGTATGAGCATACCACTGTTGTTTGAATCTCCGTTAAATATGGTAACTGGATTAATCATACTTAGCTCTTTGATTTCATTTGCGAGCTGTCGAATCTGATTAGtagaaaaaagaaattaaaaacgaaGTTACAAAACAGAGGAACCAGCTTTAGAGTAAtgattcagaaaaatatttagatTCAGCTGATGAGAATATTAAGCAAACATAGCAAAAGGCAACCACAATACCTGAGCAGCTAGGGCGGCACTGTCATACTTATAACTATAAGGTGTGCTTTCAACTCCTTCAGCTCCTTTGAGTAATTCTTGAAGCTGCGCTATTAGGTCAGACAACCTCCCATGTCTCAGCACGATCGAACCAGATACACCTTTCAACATATAAAACAGAACCAAGCATCAAATTACACGAATCATAAACATAGTTCAATAGCAAAGCAgagattttgcataatgattcATCAAATTTACAGAACTTAAGATCAGATTCCAACATAAATTTCCATTAAGGTCGAGAAATTTTTGCTAGATTACAGTCAAAGCAATACAAACGGGAACAATTGAATTCATAGACACAGAGATAGACCTGCGCCGAGTAAGATGAGGACTTTGGAGGTTTGAACGCCGGCTTGCACAGCCATGGATTCCGATTCAAGGTAGAAGAGACTTCAGCAGCCGGCTGGCTCTTCTCGATTGTTCTGTTCCGTGACGCTTTGGCCACCAGAAGAGACTTAATTACGATACACCCTTTTGCCTTTTTGGACCTCAACTTTTGGTTTGacattttttaacatttattaCGTTTACACCCCGAAAACTTCCAATTTTAATCAGATTCCCCCCCAAGTGGCAATTCAATATGGAAATCGAATGACAAGGGTATTTTACATTTTGGAATAGTTCCAGACCATTACGCAACTTGATTGAAATTCACCTTGTGTGTTAACCTGTTCTTAGTTGCAGTACAATGCTAATAAATTGAATCTGAAATGCAAATCGAATCAAATTAAAACACAAACTGGTTTAACGTTGGATGAAAATGCAGCAACTACAATACTCCAACAATAagttaaccaaaataaaacagtGACTCCATTTCAGAAACAACTCAGCTCTAAGACAAGGCTTGTCTGAGAAAACAAACTCAGAATGCTAATTTGAGTCTCTCAAAAGAATCAAGCATCAACGGTAGCTGCTTCGGAATCCTGTTTCCTCTTCAAATACTCATTCAAGATCGTCAGCCTCGCAGTCTCAAACGCAAAATACCCTATCGCCGAGAAGCAGGCGCTATGCACAACACGAGGCCCCATGCCTCGAGTAAAACCAACCAATCCTTCCTCTTTCAGTATCTGCTTCACCGTCCCAGCCACACCATCATACATAGCAGCGCCAAGTTTATTCGCCGCCTCCACGTGAACCTGCGTCATCAGCCTCGTCTTCACCACATCCAACGGCGTGGTTATCGAAGCGGATATAGCACCAGCCAACGCGCCGCAGCAAACACTCTGCAGAGGCTCAAGATTGTTCTGCTGCGTCTTCTCCAAAACCGCGGCTTTAAGATACTCAAACGACGAGTAACTCAGCACCCCCGCCGGTAAGTTTCTCAACAATGTTGCGGAGTAGCCGGCGTAGAGCCCCAAGATCCCATCTTTCTCTAGAATCTCAAGCAAAACTTGGTACGACCTCCTACCGCTAGCTCCGACCTGCATCCTCTGCGTGATGAGCTCCTTGGGAACCATTATAGCCGACGAGATAATGTTCCCCATGGCGCCGGCCGTGGGAGGGATGAGAACGGGAGGAAACTCCGGGAACTTGCCTAGGAGTGACTTACCTATTAAGAGTGTAACAAACTTAAACTGTGTTTTTGATTAATTAGTAACTGTACAAGTATATATTAGCCGGTTTAGATTACGGTTCGACTGTAAACCATTATCTAAACCGGCTGATAGTATAGTAAGCTTATAATATTACCGAACTCGCACGTGCCGAAATACACAGCGGAGGAGAACGTGGAGCCGACGATGACGGCGGAGACGCCGCTGTAGAAACCTAGAATCCCTCTCTCTTGAAAAGTTTTCACTACGGCGTCGAAGCTGCTGCTGTACAATTGAGAGGCGCCTTTCGCCTGGAGCTTCGTTTTGATCGTGTCCAGCGGGAGGAGGCAGACGTAGGTGAAGGCGCCGGCGATTCCGCCGCCTCCCGCGCCGATTAAGGCGCGCTCGAAGACGGAGAGGTGTTTCATTAGCGTTTGGATCTTTGGGCTGCTTCGCGACGCTGGCTTCATCCATTTCAAGAAGCCTGGTTTGGAGTCGGAATCAGAGACTGAAGCCGATGCGAACGGAGGAGATGGTTTTCTCGATTTGGTTAGAGATTTTTTTCTGACGGCGGGGAGTTGAGCGGAGGTGCGATCGGAGAAGTAAGTGAAGAGGGAGTTGAAATCGTTGGTGAGGTGGCAGTGGTTTAGATTCGGAGAGGGGAGGCCGAGGCTCTCCGAGAGTCTAGCTTCCATGGCTGAGTTGGTGGAAGCTGAGGACGAAGACGAAGCATCATAAGATGATACTCGAGAGCCCTGAAGAGAAACGGAGCGCAGTGTTGTGAATAAAACGCTGAACGGCACGAAGTTTGccaataatttcaaaattaaatactTAAATCATCAGATTGTTGGAAAAGTATGCTTTCACCCCGAATACTTCCAATTGAATCAAACTATCCCATCctgaatattttgttatattacAATTAAATGAAGAATTATGTTTTCACCCCAAATACTTGTAACTTGGTAAATTACCCCCTCTTGTTATATTACAAATAAATGAAGAATTGTGTTTTCACCCCGAAAACTTCCAATTTAGTCAAATTACCCCCCTCTCATGACAAGGGTATTTGGGTAGTTTCATAATAATCCAGACCATTAAGCAACTTGCCAGAGACACGACACTAACCTTGCGACCTGTTCTGTTCTTCGTTGAAGACCAAGCAAAGCTTCCTCATTCATTTGGCGtgagaatttattaaaaaaaaaaaaaaaaacttcgaaTCTCCGCCATGGATGTTATTAGGTGGTGCTACTTCCTCCTCCTCTCACAAACCCTCTTCTTCTCACCATCCCACACGCAGACCGATTCATTCACATCAATTCTCATATCCCAAAACGGCCTCGATTTCGTGAAAAACCTCCTAGTCAACAAAGCTATCGCGTCGATTATACCTCTCCAGATCCCCAGGATCGAGAAATCAGTGAAAATCCCGTTCTTAGGAGGAATAGATGTCGTCGTCTCGAACCTCACGATATACGAGCTCGATGTTGCCTCGTCTTATGTCAAGCTTGGTGAGACAGGTGTCGTCATCGTCGCTTCGGGGACGACTTGCAATTTGAGTATGAATTGGCATTACTCTTATGCCACTTGGATTCCTCCGATGGAAATCTCTGACCAGGGGATTGCATCTGTTCAGGTAATTAATCATATCATTGACTTGCTTGAGACTACTTGTATGATCTAGACATTGATAGCATAGGAACCAATGGAAAGACAAGATTTTTCTTGCTAATGACAAACTTTGTTCTGTTTTGTGGTTGTTACTTAGAACATAGTTGGTTTTAGTGTTTTAGTGGGTGTGTTTTGCTTTGCTCATTGTTATATATGTTTTACAAGAAGGGAATTTGATGAGTGCTGATTCTCTCGCCTTCTCGGTAAGGTTGAAGGCATGGAGATTGGACTCTCTCTAAGCTTGCTAAGTAATGAAGGAGGATTGAAACTCTCTCTTTCGGAATGCGGATGCCATGTGAAAGACATATCTATTGAGCTTGAAGGAGGAGCTTCATGGTTTTATCAAGGGTATGCAATTACTTGCTTATTCAGCCTTGTTTCTATGGctgttgtttctttctttttttctcatttgaattttttcttctttaggaTGGTTAATGCATTTAAAGACCAAATTGGAGCAAGTGTGGAAAGTACTATTGCCAATAAGCTCAGTGAAGGAGTCTCAGACCTTGATTCGTTTCTACAAAGCCTTCCAAAGGAGATCCCAGTAGATGATAAAGCTGCGCTCAATGTCACTTTCACCACTGATCCTATACTGAGAGATTCATCCATCACTTTCGAAATCGACGGCTTGTTCACCAAAGCAGAAACGAATCAAGTCTTAAAGTCCTCCTCCTTAAGAAACTCTGCACCTTCATCTATCTGCCCTGGAAATTCTAAAATGCTCGGAATTTCACTGGATGAAGCTGTCTTCAACTCTGCTGCAGCTTTGTACTACAATGTAAGTTCCCTCATGGTATTGATATTCATCTATTGATCATTTCTCATATGAGGATATTCAATCATTCTATATATATTCAGGCAGAGTTTATGCAATGGATAGTGGATAAAGTACCAGGTCAGGATCTTCTAAACACTGCTAGGTGGAGGTTCATCATTCCACAACTATACAGGAAGTACCCAAACCAGGATATGAATCTGAACATCAGTTTATCATCGCCTCCGGTTGTAAAGATCTCAGAGCAGTATGTGGGAGCTAATGTGAACGCGGACCTAGTAATCAACGTTCTAGAAGCAGACCAAGTAATACCAGTAGCATGCATCTCCTTGGTAAGTCTTCAAGTGAGATAACTCTGTACATACATGCTTTGTTCTATACCTAAGTTTATTCACTGTGTGCTTGGCTGCAGGAGATCCGAGGGTCCGGTGCTCTCAGAGTGATGGGTAATAACCTTGGAGGCAGCGTCAAATTAGAAGATTTCTCCATGTCTTTGAAATGGAGTAACATTGGAAATCTCCATCTGCATCTTCTTCAGGTAAGTGCACAATGTCAAGTGTTAATATATATGGAAAGAAGATTTCATTCAGACTGCATCTTCTTTATCTTGTAGCCAATAGTGTGGACGGTTATACAAACGGTGTTTGTGCCATATGCAAATGACCATCTAGAAAAAGGCTTCCCTTTGCCCATAATCCACGGATTCACACTTGAGAATGCTGAAATCATCTGCTCAAGCTCTGAAATCACAGTTTGCAGCGATATCGCCTACTTGGATTCGTCCCAACATCCTCGATCAGGTTTGAGTCTACCAAGATCTGCACCTTGGATAAACACTTTGTTGTAGTTTACAATTGGCGGTTGTAAGTGTCAATGCTGGTCTGGTATCTGGACCAGTGACAAAACGAAGCCTTGTATATTACTTTTGTATCTTGATGTTGAACAAACTGTGTATGCTACTTCTCtatatgaaataaatatatttcttgTAATTACTATGGTTAAGTGTCGGATAATTAGTCGATGAAGAGGTTAGGCCGGTTTGTTGGATAAATCTGCTAGAAATCCAATCAATTGGTTTGATGTCTAATAAATTTGTAAAGTTGTGATATACTGAGGAGGCTGGATTATAAGATGAACCaaattttagatatgttttaACAACGCCTCACTGGATCCTCCTCCAGTTTTCGTGCCAGTTGCTTTACCATCCAGACCAACTTTGAACAACGCCTTTATATGTGAAGCAAAAACAGCActatatctaattatataaagtaGTGTTTCCCTCCTTCCTAGGCCCTCCACGTCGGATCCAGCCTGGAAATTCGACTCCTGTATGCGTGCCACGTGTCAACCTTCGCTCCGCGTCGTTTCATTAACACGTGACTTGGGCTTTATTTTGTGACTTGGGCTTTATGTTGGCCCTTGCGCTCTGTTTTGCCAAGAAAGTTACGCTAACCCTAATCTggatcaataaaaaaaaagcaactccttcttcctcttcgatCCGAGAGGAACAAAAGCAACATCCATAGCCGTTGTGTTAGAGAGGCACAAAACATAGCAGTACGGTTGATCTGCGTTCAGGATTTATTTTCCGGCACCAGTCCTTCGACGTCCCCTTTAATCACACAACCACAATCAGACAACAAATGACGGTTTGTCTTCTACATCTAATGGAAGACCACAAGAGCCATAACCACTACGGTCAACGATAAACTTCGCACAGTCACCACCTATCTCCCTTGCAAAGTCGTTCATTTCTTCTCATAGATGTTACACCAAGAGTATCCTGGTGTCATCAAGATTTGTGATCACTAACCCTTCGTCTCAGGTCTCGGGTAGTCGGGTTCAAGGGGTAAGCCTCTCTTTTCATCAGTCGGTGAAAGAGAAGTGTTATATCGATCCAGTAGGTGTAACTCATCTCCATGCCAAGAAAAGgttagtaactttttttttgttcaaatggGTTAGTAACTTAATCAAactaatctttattattaaatctAAATCTTAGAGATTTAAACAATCATATTGTTTCATAAATGGTACTT
Above is a window of Brassica napus cultivar Da-Ae chromosome A10, Da-Ae, whole genome shotgun sequence DNA encoding:
- the LOC106370968 gene encoding uncharacterized protein LOC106370968 isoform X2, with translation MAVQAGVQTSKVLILLGAGVSGSIVLRHGRLSDLIAQLQELLKGAEGVESTPYSYKYDSAALAAQIRQLANEIKELSMINPVTIFNGDSNNSGYASYLVPAAAVGAMGYCYMWWKGWSFSDAMFVTKKNMANAVESFSKQLNDLSETLASTKKHLSKELSKLDWKVEEQTEISKMILNDVTAVKSSISQLGYDFQQINEMISGIEGKIDSLESKQDVTLSGLWHLCQIAGVKDSPATKVFQDVGAKLPIDAKPSSSNSLSGLRFLTEGEEGVNVIHNKPVLEKESPLVVKPVEEKTKPAVVTRSRVHRAFPGGISWAQDLTRQS
- the LOC106370968 gene encoding uncharacterized protein LOC106370968 isoform X1, whose amino-acid sequence is MAVQAGVQTSKVLILLGAGVSGSIVLRHGRLSDLIAQLQELLKGAEGVESTPYSYKYDSAALAAQIRQLANEIKELSMINPVTIFNGDSNNSGYASYLVPAAAVGAMGYCYMWWKGWSFSDAMFVTKKNMANAVESFSKQLNDLSETLASTKKHLSKELSKLDWKVEEQTEISKMILNDVTAVKSSISQLGYDFQQINEMISGIEGKIDSLESKQVNLIYIHQPVDIISFLKSYLIGTLFCWLNSQDVTLSGLWHLCQIAGVKDSPATKVFQDVGAKLPIDAKPSSSNSLSGLRFLTEGEEGVNVIHNKPVLEKESPLVVKPVEEKTKPAVVTRSRVHRAFPGGISWAQDLTRQS
- the LOC106370966 gene encoding putative BPI/LBP family protein At1g04970, yielding MDVIRWCYFLLLSQTLFFSPSHTQTDSFTSILISQNGLDFVKNLLVNKAIASIIPLQIPRIEKSVKIPFLGGIDVVVSNLTIYELDVASSYVKLGETGVVIVASGTTCNLSMNWHYSYATWIPPMEISDQGIASVQVEGMEIGLSLSLLSNEGGLKLSLSECGCHVKDISIELEGGASWFYQGMVNAFKDQIGASVESTIANKLSEGVSDLDSFLQSLPKEIPVDDKAALNVTFTTDPILRDSSITFEIDGLFTKAETNQVLKSSSLRNSAPSSICPGNSKMLGISLDEAVFNSAAALYYNAEFMQWIVDKVPGQDLLNTARWRFIIPQLYRKYPNQDMNLNISLSSPPVVKISEQYVGANVNADLVINVLEADQVIPVACISLEIRGSGALRVMGNNLGGSVKLEDFSMSLKWSNIGNLHLHLLQPIVWTVIQTVFVPYANDHLEKGFPLPIIHGFTLENAEIICSSSEITVCSDIAYLDSSQHPRSGLSLPRSAPWINTLL
- the LOC125579376 gene encoding protein MITOFERRINLIKE 1, chloroplastic-like — protein: MEARLSESLGLPSPNLNHCHLTNDFNSLFTYFSDRTSAQLPAVRKKSLTKSRKPSPPFASASVSDSDSKPGFLKWMKPASRSSPKIQTLMKHLSVFERALIGAGGGGIAGAFTYVCLLPLDTIKTKLQAKGASQLYSSSFDAVVKTFQERGILGFYSGVSAVIVGSTFSSAVYFGTCEFGKSLLGKFPEFPPVLIPPTAGAMGNIISSAIMVPKELITQRMQVGASGRRSYQVLLEILEKDGILGLYAGYSATLLRNLPAGVLSYSSFEYLKAAVLEKTQQNNLEPLQSVCCGALAGAISASITTPLDVVKTRLMTQVHVEAANKLGAAMYDGVAGTVKQILKEEGLVGFTRGMGPRVVHSACFSAIGYFAFETARLTILNEYLKRKQDSEAATVDA